The nucleotide sequence GTATCACTTTCCTTCAGTTCATGGGCGATCTTGAGGACTTGTTCTTCAGTTTCTGCACTACAAGGTCCCGCGATTACTAACGGATGGTTCAATTGATGGGCGTCCAGCCAGTTACTGTACTCTTTCTTATTTTCCATTTTGTATTCCTTTTAAAATCGTTTTTATTCGGTTGGTTTGTTCCATATCGTCAAATATGGCTTTGTAGTTATTGTTGTTTACGCTTTCGCGAAAGCGAACTAAATTTTCAATATATCCGTCCAGCGAGTCCAGGACGTGTTTCTTATTCTGCGCAAAAATGGGCGTCCACATCGCTGGCGAACTTTTGGCCAGGCGTACGGTGCTTTCAAAACCACTGCCGGCGAGGTCAAAAATGTCCTGCTCTACTTGTTCTTCCTGTATCACCGTCTTTCCCAACATGAAGCTTGAGATATGTGATAGGTGGGAAACAAATGCGATGTGCCTATCGTGAGTAAGTGGCGTCATGTATCTCACTCTCATTCCAAGTACGTCAAATATTTCTTTGGCCATTTCTTGCAGCTTGAATGCGGTTTTTTCTACCTCGCAAACAATCATGGTTTTATCATTAAACAGGGATTTTATCGCGGCGTCTGGCCCAGAAAACTCTGTTCCCGCAATGGGATGTGCCGCGAGAAACTGTCTTCTATTCTTGTGGTTCTCTACCGTTTTGCAAATCTCTTCTTTAGTAGAGCCCACATCCATGACCAGCGCCAGTTCTGGCACAAGATCCAGCACCTGTGGCAATACTTCAAGAGCTGCATCTACAGGAACCGAAATCAAAACAAGGTCTGCATTAACCACGTCTTTTATACTAGCTACCTGATCCACGATACCATTTTCTACCGCACGTTTTGCATGCGACTCATTCTGATCAACACCGTAAAAAACAGCATCCTTGAAATGCTCCCGCAAGTCTAGCAACATGGATCCACCTATCAGGCCGGTTCCTATAAGAAATACGTTTTTCATGCGTTCTCTTTTTTGGATACCCTATCAAGCATTGTAGCTATTTCCTCTTCCTTTACACAAAGAGAAAACCGAACGTAGCCAGCACCGTTCTTACCAAAGATACTTCCTGGTGTAATGAAGATGTGCTTGTTATGCAACACATCATCCACAAACTCCTTATCGTCATGTATGCCATCTGGTAACTTGCACCATACAAATAAACCACCAGTTTGCGGTTCTGGTTTTAGGTTGAGAGCATGTGCAACTTGTAGTGTCAATTCTCTTCTTTTGGTATAGGTTTCATCTTGATTTGCTAGCCATAGCGCATCGGTTTTTAAGGCTGCGATGGCGCCTTTTTGTACACCGTAGAACATACCGCTGTCCATATTGGTCTTGACTTTAAGAACTTCTTTCAATACTTCTGCATTTCCTGTCAACATCCCAACACGCCAGCCAGCCATGTTGAAGGTTTTACTGATGGAATTAAGCTCCAGCGCACAATCCAATGATCCTTCTACTTGATGGATGCTGATCTTTTTTTCATAACCTACACAAGAGTATGGATTATCGTTAACGACCAGAATATCATGCTTGCGCGCAAACGCGACTAGTTTTTCAAAAACTTCAATATTTCCCGCGGCACCTGTAGGCATGTTGGGGTAATTGGTCCACATAAGTTTTACTTTGGATAGATCCAATTGTTCCAGAGCCTCGAAATCTGGCATCCAGTGGTGATCTGCAGTAAGATGGTAAGTCACGGCTTGCGCCTCACATAATTGGGTCGCACTCGCATAGGTAGGATAGCCAGGATCTGGAATCAAGACCTGATCGCCTGGATTTAAAAATGCAAGTGAGATGTGCAAAATACCTTCTTTACTTCCCATCAAGGGTATGATCTCTGTCTCTGGGTTAAGCTGAACATGGTAGTACGACTGATAAAAATCTGCCATCGCCTGGCGCAATTCTGGCAAGCCCAGGTAACTCTGGTAGCCGTGCGCCTTGTCATCCTGCAATGCTTCTATTAGTGCTGGGATCACATGATCTGGAGGCAGCAAGTCTGGACTGCCTATACCTGCATTGATAATAGGTTTGCCTTCATTCATCAATGCGCGTACCTCGCGTAATTTTGTGGCGAAGTAATATTCTTGAACGCTATCAAGTCTTTTTGCTGTTGCTATCATAATGTAGCGCTTTTATAAATTCCTAAGACCGTCAACTCTTTTATGTACGGCTGGATTTGCTGTCTTGCTTTGGTAAATTGATCTAATGCCTCAAATTCTAGGTCTGCCACAAAAGAGAATAGAAAAGGCTTATCCACAATTGGAATGGACTGAATTTTAGTAAGGTTGATGCGCTGTGCGCCAAAAATCGTCAATATACGCGCCAGCGATCCAGCCTCGTGACTGCTCACAAAGTTGATCGTCGCCTTGTTGGGTTCCTGTTGATCCTCTTGTTCCTTTTCTACCACTACAAATCTGGTAGCGTTGTTTTTGATTTCTTGAATGTCACTGGCAATAATGTCCAGATCATAGATGGTCGCTGCGATGCTGGACGCTATGGCTGCGATACCTTTTTTGCCATCGCGCTGTATACGGTAGGCCGCTGCCGCAGTATCATCAGTTTCTACCAGTTTTATTTCAGGATAGTCTCTAAAGAATGGCTTGCATTGCAACAAAGCCATGGGATGCGATTGCACCTCGACAATATCATCCAGTGATTGACCCTTGAGAGCCATGAGTTGGTGGTCAATGTCCAGATAGCACTCTGCAGTAATGTTCAGCCCATTTTCACTAATCAGTGTATAATTAGGCAAGATGCTACCAGCGATGGAATTGCCTATGGCCATGACGCCTTTATCCACATCGCCTTGAGCCACGGCACGACTCAATTGGTCAAAAGTGCTGCACTCCAGCAGCTCGACCTCTCCATACAATAGATCAGCCACTTGATGGTGGTACGATCCCTTTACACCTTGTATTGCAACCTTCATTTGGTCCTATAAAAAAAGTCCTGAATGATTCAGGACTTTATTGTGAGTGATATATTTTAAATTACTTCAATAGAGTCCGTTCTTCCATAAAATAGAAGTAGTAACGTGACCAGAAGTAAGTTGTTGAATTCATAATAAGTGGCTAATGTAAAATACTTTATTTAAAACACATAGAAAAAACTTAATATTTAAATAAAAAGATTACGATAACGTTATTGTTGTGGATAATGTTATCGCTTTCGCGAAAGCGAACTCTTCACAATTCCTATCTTTACCTTATGTCTATTGAAGTTTCCAACATCACTAAAACATACGGCAGCCAAAAGGCGCTGGATGACGTTTCATTCTCCATTAAATCTGGAGAGATCGTTGGCTTTTTGGGGCCCAATGGTGCTGGAAAATCTACCATGATGCGTATTCTAACGACTTATCTCAATGCAGATGAAGGCACCGCGACAGTCAATGGAAAAAATGTAACGACTGAATCCAGAGCGGTACAAAGTTCCATAGGCTACCTGCCAGAGAACAACCCGCTATATCCAGATATGTATGTGAAGGAATACCTCGCATTTAGCGCTAGTATTTATAAGGTTTCAAACGCTTCCCAGCGCATTGAAGCCGTGATTCTGGAAACGGGTCTGGAATCACATAAGAACAAAAAGATCCAAGAGCTTTCCAAAGGTTACAAACAACGTGTAGGTCTGGCCAATGCCTTGCTGCACGAGCCCAAAGTCTTGATCCTTGATGAACCTACCACAGGTCTAGATCCCAATCAACTGGTAGAGATACGCAGTCTGATACGCAAAGTATCCCAAAACACGACCATCCTACTTTCTACGCATATTATGCAAGAAGTTGAGGCCATGTGTGATCGAGTGATCATCATCAATAAAGGACAAATCGTCGCCGATGATTATCTAAAGAATCTCAAAAGCGATGAGATCCAGGTAATCGATGTTGAGTTTGACTATCGTGTGGAACCAGAATTGTTACAGCGCATACCTCTAGTGCGCGAAGTCAAAGAACTTCACGGCTTCAATTACCGATTGCGTTTTGAAACCAAAAAAGACCAGCGCAGCGGCGTTTTTGATTTTGCCCATGATAATGAATTGAAGATTCTTTCCTTAAATAAAAGAAACAAGAATCTGGAAGCGATGTTTCAGGAGTTGACGGGTGAATAAAAATCTAACTTTGTCCTTTGTACTTCTTACTAAATAACAAAAAACCTAAAACAAAACCTCTTCTGGCGCAAACACTGGAATGCTGGCGTGTTTAAAATCCTTTTTGTTTCTGGTAATGAAGCCATCGACGCCTTTTAGGGATGCAGCGCATTCAAATTGTACAGCGTCTTCGTAATCGCTAATTGGATGAGAAACCGCTCTACGTAAGATGGAAGAATCTGCGGGAACAATGGTCAACAGATCTAGAATTTTTCCAATAACCTCTGTAGCAGATCTATTGTCCAATGATTTAGACAAGATATAGTGTGTTGTCGTGATACTAATCGCAGAGGAAAATAGCTCCCACTTTTCCTTTTTTGCGGTTTCAAATAATTGAGCGGCAACCTTTCCAAATGGTGCTCTCATAGTCACAAGATCGACTAGTATGTTGGTGTCAAGGAAATATTTCATCCTATTGCTTTGAATAACGCTCTTCTCTAATCATATCACGATCTTTTACATAATCAATATCTAAAGGAGCGACACCCGCAATTCCACTGAGAAAATCTGGTAATTTCCATTCACCATTTTGTTTTTTCTGTTTTCGGTTTTCAGTTCTATATGATGTATCAGGTTCGTTTATAGTTGAGCCATTCAATATCCTTTGAAGGGTACTTTCTATCAATTCAGATAAGCTACGATCCGTTCCTTGAGCAAATTCCTTTGCCTTTTGAATTACAGCTTCGTCGATACTTAATGTGAGTTTCTTTTTCATGATACGTGTACTTTATTTAAATATACGTATAAAATATTATTCCTGTTGATATAAAAGGATTCCACATCTTTGCAGGATGTTCAGAAAAGAAAGATACTTTTATATAATCAAATTCCAGTACCTAGGTTTCAGGTTTCATGGTTGGCAAAAGCAGCCGGACCTTCCTACCGTGGAACGTATGGTGCAGCGCACGTTGCGATTTGTTTTTGATCATTCCAATTTTAAAGTGCTTGCTGCAGGTAGAACAGATGCTCGAGTGTCCGTCAATGAAACGGCGATTGAATTGTTTCTTGATGACGATCCCATTGCCGATCTTGAGGTCTTTCTAAAAGAATTCAACCTCAACTTGCCTAGTGACATTAGAGCATTGAGCATTGAGCCTACCACAGCAGACTTTAATATCATCAATGCGCCCAAGCTCAAGGAGTACATCTATCTTTTCTCGCATGGTGAGAAATTCCATCCTTTTTGCGCGCCGCTCATGGTGTACATGAAAACAGAACTTGACATTGAGCTCATGAAAAAAGCAGCCCGACTGTTTGTGGGCGAGAAGGATTTCTGGTCCTATACCTATAAACCTACTGCGGGAACCACTACGACAAGCGTGGTAGAAAGTTGTTATATAGAAGAAAACAATCTCTTTACAGCAAACTTTTTCCCTGAGGAGAGTTTCTGCTTTCGCGTAAGCGGTAAAGGTTTCAAACGCCACCAGGTGCGACTCATGATGGGAGCACTTTTTGATCTGGGAATGGGAAAAATGAGTTGGACTGAATTCGAGCAAACGCTAGATGGCTCCAATCAGATTCATTTATCGCACATTGCTCCCAGCAGCGGACTGATACTTTTTAGAACGGAATTAACACAGTAAGAGCGCTTACCGCTTATTATTGTACCAACAAATAATTTATCACAACATCATGAAAAACATACTTTTAGCCGCAGCTGCCATGGCGATCACTTTTACAGCAACCGCTCAGGAATTTGCTGAATTGGACAAGAGCCCAATGGATGCCGCTTACTATCCAGCGCAAGCTACTAAGCGCGCTTTCGCGAAAACGGACGAGCAAAAAGCAGCCCTGCAACCACAAATCAGAGTGCTATACAGCAGACCTAGTCTTAACGGTCGTAACGTATTCACGGCAACTGACGAGAAAGGTTCTGGTATAACAAAATATGGATCCAAATGGAGATTAGGTGCTAATGAAAGTACAGAAATCACCTTAATGTCCAACGCGATGATAGGTGACCAAGTGTTGCCAGCAGGTCGTTATTCTATTGTTGTAGTACCTACTGAGAATGAGTGGACGTTCCACATCAATGCAGAAAATGATGGATGGGGAAATTTCTCTCACAAGGCAGAGATGGATGTGTTGACCACAACTATTCCTGTAACTACAGAAGATAAAAGTCTTGAAAACCTGAGCATTGCCTTGTATTCTCCTAACAACGACAACGTTGTGCATATGAAAATGGGTTGGGGAACTTATAGAGCTGAGCTTCCTATCACGATTCTCTAGTTATCTAAAAAGATCAGCTTGCCTTGCCAGGTGACGTCCACGTCCACGGTTGTAGGTCTTGTTTTTAATATTACATCGCCGTAGCCATTAATGGTACCGGCGATGTTTTGTTTTACGTCCATACGCCATTCTGAAGTTCCTCTATGGAAAATCTGGGCGTTTTGAATTTCCAAATCCTCAGCATAGATTCTGCCATCGCCTTCTAGAAAGGTGATATCTGCATTTTCTACTGTTCCATTCAAATAGAAGTAGCTTAAGTTATTGGAAACAATCGTGAGATTTTGCGTGTCGAGTTCCAGACGCATGTCGCCATCTGTATTATAAAAATCTTCCTCAACGCTGGCGTCTTCAGAAAGCAATGTTAGATTGGGATAATTGAGAACGCCTTCACTTTTAATGTCCTCGCCGGTACTGGTTCTGATTTCGGTAAGATTAGGTGATGTGATTTCAATTTGAGTGATCCCATAATCTCTGATTACATTACAGCCGTTGTTATTGACAATTTGCAGCTGCCCATCAATCACCTTGACATCTATGTCATTGAATAGGTTTTCGCCGGTAGTCACCACTACTCTTTGAA is from Nonlabens sp. YIK11 and encodes:
- a CDS encoding prephenate dehydrogenase, with the protein product MKNVFLIGTGLIGGSMLLDLREHFKDAVFYGVDQNESHAKRAVENGIVDQVASIKDVVNADLVLISVPVDAALEVLPQVLDLVPELALVMDVGSTKEEICKTVENHKNRRQFLAAHPIAGTEFSGPDAAIKSLFNDKTMIVCEVEKTAFKLQEMAKEIFDVLGMRVRYMTPLTHDRHIAFVSHLSHISSFMLGKTVIQEEQVEQDIFDLAGSGFESTVRLAKSSPAMWTPIFAQNKKHVLDSLDGYIENLVRFRESVNNNNYKAIFDDMEQTNRIKTILKGIQNGK
- a CDS encoding pyridoxal phosphate-dependent aminotransferase, whose amino-acid sequence is MIATAKRLDSVQEYYFATKLREVRALMNEGKPIINAGIGSPDLLPPDHVIPALIEALQDDKAHGYQSYLGLPELRQAMADFYQSYYHVQLNPETEIIPLMGSKEGILHISLAFLNPGDQVLIPDPGYPTYASATQLCEAQAVTYHLTADHHWMPDFEALEQLDLSKVKLMWTNYPNMPTGAAGNIEVFEKLVAFARKHDILVVNDNPYSCVGYEKKISIHQVEGSLDCALELNSISKTFNMAGWRVGMLTGNAEVLKEVLKVKTNMDSGMFYGVQKGAIAALKTDALWLANQDETYTKRRELTLQVAHALNLKPEPQTGGLFVWCKLPDGIHDDKEFVDDVLHNKHIFITPGSIFGKNGAGYVRFSLCVKEEEIATMLDRVSKKENA
- a CDS encoding prephenate dehydratase; the encoded protein is MKVAIQGVKGSYHHQVADLLYGEVELLECSTFDQLSRAVAQGDVDKGVMAIGNSIAGSILPNYTLISENGLNITAECYLDIDHQLMALKGQSLDDIVEVQSHPMALLQCKPFFRDYPEIKLVETDDTAAAAYRIQRDGKKGIAAIASSIAATIYDLDIIASDIQEIKNNATRFVVVEKEQEDQQEPNKATINFVSSHEAGSLARILTIFGAQRINLTKIQSIPIVDKPFLFSFVADLEFEALDQFTKARQQIQPYIKELTVLGIYKSATL
- the gldA gene encoding gliding motility-associated ABC transporter ATP-binding subunit GldA, giving the protein MSIEVSNITKTYGSQKALDDVSFSIKSGEIVGFLGPNGAGKSTMMRILTTYLNADEGTATVNGKNVTTESRAVQSSIGYLPENNPLYPDMYVKEYLAFSASIYKVSNASQRIEAVILETGLESHKNKKIQELSKGYKQRVGLANALLHEPKVLILDEPTTGLDPNQLVEIRSLIRKVSQNTTILLSTHIMQEVEAMCDRVIIINKGQIVADDYLKNLKSDEIQVIDVEFDYRVEPELLQRIPLVREVKELHGFNYRLRFETKKDQRSGVFDFAHDNELKILSLNKRNKNLEAMFQELTGE
- a CDS encoding type II toxin-antitoxin system VapC family toxin translates to MKYFLDTNILVDLVTMRAPFGKVAAQLFETAKKEKWELFSSAISITTTHYILSKSLDNRSATEVIGKILDLLTIVPADSSILRRAVSHPISDYEDAVQFECAASLKGVDGFITRNKKDFKHASIPVFAPEEVLF
- a CDS encoding DUF6364 family protein, yielding MKKKLTLSIDEAVIQKAKEFAQGTDRSLSELIESTLQRILNGSTINEPDTSYRTENRKQKKQNGEWKLPDFLSGIAGVAPLDIDYVKDRDMIREERYSKQ
- a CDS encoding tRNA pseudouridine synthase A, with translation MFRKERYFYIIKFQYLGFRFHGWQKQPDLPTVERMVQRTLRFVFDHSNFKVLAAGRTDARVSVNETAIELFLDDDPIADLEVFLKEFNLNLPSDIRALSIEPTTADFNIINAPKLKEYIYLFSHGEKFHPFCAPLMVYMKTELDIELMKKAARLFVGEKDFWSYTYKPTAGTTTTSVVESCYIEENNLFTANFFPEESFCFRVSGKGFKRHQVRLMMGALFDLGMGKMSWTEFEQTLDGSNQIHLSHIAPSSGLILFRTELTQ
- a CDS encoding DUF2911 domain-containing protein, which gives rise to MKNILLAAAAMAITFTATAQEFAELDKSPMDAAYYPAQATKRAFAKTDEQKAALQPQIRVLYSRPSLNGRNVFTATDEKGSGITKYGSKWRLGANESTEITLMSNAMIGDQVLPAGRYSIVVVPTENEWTFHINAENDGWGNFSHKAEMDVLTTTIPVTTEDKSLENLSIALYSPNNDNVVHMKMGWGTYRAELPITIL
- a CDS encoding head GIN domain-containing protein, whose product is MKEVRSSELEAYGVFFEKFRMYIHYLFQCLFEPQRRTEPVEVSRTVQFLQFFSFAIICLVATTSCDSEEGLNCTQTAGDIQSFEVEVEPFDKVVIFERMGATFKQGPVQRVVVTTGENLFNDIDVKVIDGQLQIVNNNGCNVIRDYGITQIEITSPNLTEIRTSTGEDIKSEGVLNYPNLTLLSEDASVEEDFYNTDGDMRLELDTQNLTIVSNNLSYFYLNGTVENADITFLEGDGRIYAEDLEIQNAQIFHRGTSEWRMDVKQNIAGTINGYGDVILKTRPTTVDVDVTWQGKLIFLDN